In Mytilus edulis chromosome 6, xbMytEdul2.2, whole genome shotgun sequence, the following proteins share a genomic window:
- the LOC139527580 gene encoding zinc finger protein 836-like: MDGTTYSIDNERNGEHYKVDKSDMDNDKPCYIDVDENGKALKIGFEDKPIQTNTTNELISKNYFLKTIIQRYTKARPYKCETCGKTFSQTGNLKNHIKMHTGEKAHKCNVCGKGFPYKSVLLGHMIIHSEERSFNCNVCCKTFRRLGDLQKHERIHTGEKPYKCEICSQGFCWQYNFLKHMTKHTGSRHKCDVCEKGFVWSGDLLNHRKTHTGDTSYECETCGKGFNRIGVLNRHRKTHTGEKNFECEICWQKCSTAGNLKIHRDIHSDKKPYKCDLCEKTFRRKYHLNSHMAIHTGDKPHECDLCGKQFRHYGNLKVHLRTHSDEKPHTCSMCGIKIREKNDLKKHMKIHTSEKPYKCNICGREFSKSRDLKRHAITHSDEKLFECNVCKKCFATKQYLQKHMQIHKGAREKSNICNVCGKCFTSNAKLYGHMKIHTGDQLHDCNICGKIFGNSDTLDTHRRTHTGETRLYKCVVCNTGFNTNTNMRAHMKSQHDGIKPYNCGVCNKSFFRQDGLQKHLKTHTGENKVTCDICDTIFSSNRSLQNHRRIHTGDNPFTCSKCEDTFRSAVSLNNHMRSHSKKTKD, translated from the coding sequence ATGGATGGAACAACTTACAGTATTGATAATGAAAGGAATGGAGAGCATTACAAAGTCGACAAATCCGATATGGATAATGATAAACCATGTTATATAGATGTAGATGAAAATGGCAAGGCTTTAAAAATCGGTTTTGAAGACAAACCTATTCAAACCAATACAACTAATGAGCTGatatcaaaaaattattttttgaagacaATCATTCAAAGATACACTAAGGCTAGACCTTATAAATGTGAAACTTGCGGCAAAACATTTTCTCAGACTGGTAACTTGAAGAATCACATTAAAATGCACACTGGTGAAAAGGCTCATAAATgcaatgtatgtggtaaaggttTCCCTTACAAAAGTGTTTTATTGGGTCATATGATAATCCATTCTGAAGAAAGATCCTTTAATTGCAATGTTTGTTGTAAAACATTTCGTCGCCTTGGTGATTTACAGAAACACGAAAGAATACATACAGGCgaaaaaccttataaatgtgaGATTTGTAGTCAAGGTTTTTGTTGgcaatacaattttttaaaacatatgacAAAGCATACAGGTTCTCGTCACAAATGTGATGTATGCGAGAAAGGATTTGTATGGAGTGGTGACTTGTTGAATCATAGAAAAACACATACAGGCGACACGTCATATGAATGTGAAACTTGTGGTAAAGGTTTTAATAGAATCGGTGTTTTAAATAGACATAGGAAAACACATACTGGTGAAAAAAACTTTGAATGTGAGATTTGTTGGCAAAAGTGTTCAACAGCTGGGAACCTAAAAATTCATAGGGACATTCATTCTGACAAAAAACCGTACAAATGTGATTTATGTGAAAAAACATTCAGGCGTAAATATCATCTCAATTCACACATGGCTATACATACCGGGGATAAACCTCATGAATGTGATCTATGTGGAAAACAATTCAGACACTATGGAAACTTAAAAGTACATTTGAGAACCCATTCCGATGAAAAACCTCACACATGCAGCATGTGTGGAATAAAAATTAGGGAAAAGAATGACTTAAAGAAGCACATGAAAATACATACTAGTGAAAAACCATATAAATGCAACATTTGTGGTAGAGAATTTTCTAAGAGTAGGGACCTAAAAAGACACGCAATTACACATTCGGATGAAAAATTGTTCGAGTGTAATGTATGCAAAAAATGTTTTGCCACTAAACAATACCTTCAAAAGCACATGCAAATACACAAAGGTGCACGTGAGAAATCAAACATATGTAACGTATGTGGCAAATGTTTTACCAGTAATGCGAAACTGTATGGACACATGAAAATACATACTGGTGACCAACTCCATGATTGTAACATATGTGGTAAAATATTTGGTAACAGTGATACTTTAGATACCCACAGAAGAACACACACTGGTGAAACACGTTTATATAAATGTGTTGTATGTAACACGGGTTTTAATACAAACACCAATATGCGAGCACATATGAAGAGTCAACATGATGGCATAAAACCATATAATTGCGGTGTTTGCAATAAATCATTCTTTCGACAAGACGGattacaaaaacatttgaaaacgCATACTGGTGAAAACAAAGTCACATGTGACATATGTGACACCATATTTAGCTCTAATAGATCGTTACAGAATCATAGACGAATACATACAGGTGATAATCCATTTACATGTAGCAAATGTGAAGATACATTTCGTTCAGCTGTTTCACTAAATAATCACATGAGAAGCCATagtaaaaaaactaaagactag